The Arachis hypogaea cultivar Tifrunner chromosome 14, arahy.Tifrunner.gnm2.J5K5, whole genome shotgun sequence DNA window TGAAGAGGCTAGCGTACCCAATCTCCAAGAGCCTTGACCAGTTCAAATCCTTGTACGGTTCAGCATCGGGAACCGCGAAGCCGCAATCGCTCTCTTCGCGCTCTTCCTCAGATTCCATTTCGTCGGGGAGTTTGGCGAATCTCAAGCTCACAGCAGGTTTTTTTTAATCCCAATCTAGCTTCATATTCCTGATTTTCTCGGTATTCTTAACTTTACGTCATTTTTGATCGTAATGTGTCCGTACATCGTCGCTTTCTTCCTGTTGTAGAGAAATTGGTGAAGGAACAAGCTTCGGTAAAGACCGATCTCGAAATTGCGGTATGATAAAACTTTCCTTTTGCGATTTTGCTTCAGATGTGATGAGAGGAATGCGCACACGTTGAAatgctgcttttttttttttttttttttttttttttttttttttctttctgtaaTCGTGCAGAATGCTAAGCTTAAGAAATCGACGGAGCATGTCCATGCACTTGAAGAGAAGTTGCAGAACGCATTTAACGAAAACGCGAAGCTCAAGGTCAAGCAGAAGGAAGATGAGAAACTGTGGAAGGGATTGGAATCTAAGTTCTCGTCGACTAAGACACTATGTGATCAGCTTACAGAGACTCTACAACAGTTAGCTAGTGTTGTTCAGGAAGGTATAAACATTAATATTCAATGTCATCGTGTTTTCTCATTTTTGTCCTTCCTCTTTCCCCCATTTAATtagtcttttttcttttataaaatttgttaGCCGAGAGAGATAAGGAAACTCTGGAAAATAAACTGTCAGCTAGTTCGGAAGCTCTTGATAGCTTGAATAAACAGATGGAAGGTTTGTCTTTGAAGCTAGATTCTGCAGAGGAAACAATTAGAACTCGTAagtgctttttgcttgtttaaaaGTTTGGCAAATGATTTAGGTTATATACCTTATCGATCAATGATGTGATATATCTGTGATGTTCCATTATGTAATATGCTCCTATTTCTGTGATAGGTGATAATGAGCTAGAGAAACTCAAATTTATGGCCGAAGAAAGGGAGAAGTTTCTCAGAGATGAACAGAGCAGAGTTGCCAAACTTATTCAAGAGAAAGGTGACAATTCAGTTGCAAATGATAATTGATGAGAATTTACATGGCATGTGCTGAATGTTTATcacaagaaatttaagaattaATTAGAGACTGACAAAGATGTTTAAATAATGTTATTTTGATTTGTTACGAAAGATTTTCAAAGAAGACATGGAATGGTTTCTTCTCATGTCACAGTTACTGAAATGTGAACATAAAGTAATATCTACTTGCCTAAATATGTCGACTTGCTACTAAATTGATACTTTTGTGGATCATGAATTTTTTTGCAGATACTTCGATAAAGAACTTTGAAGAATTGCTAACAGCTAGTAAATTGGATACAGAGAGATTGAATGCAAAGTTGGGGGAGGTTCACCTTCAATTAACAGTCAAGGACAAGGAAATTGTGCATCACTTGACCATTCAAGATAAGCTGGAGAAAGAAAAGAGTGATATTCAATTGTCCAACACTGAGCTTACTGAAAAACTTGACATTACACTCCTGAAAATCAAAGACTTTGAAGGATCATTTCAGGCCTTGGCTGCACATGTGATAAATGTAGAGAAAGAAAGCTTAAACTTTTCAAGCAAGTTTGATGAACTGAACTCTCTTTATGCTTGTGGCTTTGAGTTGGTCCAACAGGAGAGAGACATTTTCTCTAAGCATGCTCAAAAGCAATATTGTGAGCTTAATGATAAGTTCTTGGCCATGGCATCAGAAAAGGATGCAATTCAAATGATAAACTGTGAGTTAAGCAGTAAAGTGAATGAGCTTCAGAAAGTCATAGAATCTACTGTAGCCCAGCATACAGAGGAATGTCTATTAGCTTCTGAGAGAATTAAAAAATTGGAGGTGGATGCTGAAAGTTTAAACTCCAAAAGGGAAGAAGCAGAGTTTATGATTTCCAAATTAGAGGAGAAAGCCAGAGTTCTGTTAGAAAATTCTAAATCATCAGAAAATCAAACAGTATGACACTTATTTGTTATTTCACTATATAGTTAATCTCCTACTAATACAAATAGCCACACTACTTATCATAGTTACTGATGCTTGCAGCAAGGTTTATTGCTGAAAATTTCATCATTAGAGAC harbors:
- the LOC112741978 gene encoding synaptonemal complex protein 2-like; translated protein: MKRLAYPISKSLDQFKSLYGSASGTAKPQSLSSRSSSDSISSGSLANLKLTAEKLVKEQASVKTDLEIANAKLKKSTEHVHALEEKLQNAFNENAKLKVKQKEDEKLWKGLESKFSSTKTLCDQLTETLQQLASVVQEAERDKETLENKLSASSEALDSLNKQMEGLSLKLDSAEETIRTRDNELEKLKFMAEEREKFLRDEQSRVAKLIQEKDTSIKNFEELLTASKLDTERLNAKLGEVHLQLTVKDKEIVHHLTIQDKLEKEKSDIQLSNTELTEKLDITLLKIKDFEGSFQALAAHVINVEKESLNFSSKFDELNSLYACGFELVQQERDIFSKHAQKQYCELNDKFLAMASEKDAIQMINCELSSKVNELQKVIESTVAQHTEECLLASERIKKLEVDAESLNSKREEAEFMISKLEEKARVLLENSKSSENQTQGLLLKISSLETESKEITERLQEEITKKSEEIDTLQKERMKLEQNADSLHEEVRRLHNILEDKEQHILQYKEKEKKLEDQITENQSLLTASESKLSEARKQYDQMVESKQLELSRHLKEISLRNDQAINDIRRKYELEKMEIINKEKEKVDMAIAEIEKKCDQKLVECKEESRLHLARIQEEQAGLLTKMQQEHDKKQLAMIAEHNEQLKHTQLEAENQLREKMMFLRSEHEAEIKALRCELEDECQKLEEELHLQKTKEDRQRALLQLQWKVMSVKPKEDQEVNSKQDYSITSIKRRNSCGGQRNQHEIESPYYDATQTTPVPKLLKTVENVKTGSALNIPKHHRKVTRHEYEVETSNGRTITKKRKTRSTVMFEDPRKQKRNTPKANTPGTAVKSMKGEGHPRPSNIGDLFSEGSLNPYADDPYAFD